The following proteins are co-located in the Labrys monachus genome:
- a CDS encoding SDR family NAD(P)-dependent oxidoreductase: protein MVKPLQDKRALVTGAANGIGRATALALAEAGAQVVGLDLAAASSPCPILACDLAVESDIVAAVAEAAARLGGIDILVNNAGILQEAPLADITADLIDRHFAVNVRGAILVTRQVLPHLGEGGRIVNLASELAYLGRSNASVYVATKAAILGLTRSWARELAPGILVNAVAPGPTDTALLAFETLTPEQQALETAHPLGRIGRPEEVAAAIVFLAGPGASFFTGQCLGANGGAAMP from the coding sequence GTGGTGAAGCCGCTCCAGGACAAGCGGGCGCTGGTGACGGGCGCCGCCAACGGCATCGGCCGCGCCACGGCGCTGGCCCTCGCCGAAGCGGGCGCGCAGGTGGTCGGGCTCGACCTCGCGGCGGCGTCCTCGCCCTGTCCGATCCTCGCCTGCGACCTCGCGGTCGAAAGCGACATCGTCGCGGCGGTCGCCGAGGCGGCGGCGCGGCTCGGCGGCATCGACATCCTCGTCAACAATGCCGGCATCCTCCAGGAGGCGCCGCTCGCCGACATCACCGCGGACCTGATCGACCGGCATTTCGCCGTGAACGTCCGCGGCGCGATCCTCGTCACCCGCCAGGTCCTGCCGCATCTCGGCGAGGGCGGGCGCATCGTCAACCTCGCCTCCGAACTCGCCTATCTCGGCCGCAGCAACGCTTCGGTCTATGTCGCGACCAAGGCGGCGATCCTCGGGCTCACGCGGTCCTGGGCCCGCGAGCTGGCGCCGGGCATCCTCGTCAACGCGGTGGCGCCGGGCCCGACCGACACGGCCCTCCTCGCCTTCGAGACGCTGACGCCCGAGCAGCAGGCCCTCGAGACCGCCCATCCGCTCGGCCGTATCGGCCGCCCGGAGGAAGTCGCCGCCGCCATCGTCTTCCTCGCCGGCCCCGGCGCGAGCTTCTTCACCGGCCAGTGCCTCGGCGCCAATGGCGGGGCGGCCATGCCATGA
- a CDS encoding creatininase — protein MSTALTDSVHLAELPWPEFARRIAEGAPVFLPLGSTEQHGRHMAMNVDVVLPTAVCERVALKVGGLVAPAIAYGNRSQPRTGGGPAFPGTLNLAAATLSAVIRDVLLDLFRHDVRRIVVVNGHYENIWPAVEGIELMLDAVGRERSDGLVVLRIDHWDMVRPETIARIFPDGYPGIELEHASVIETSMMLALRPDLVDLRAALHDGPARFRPYDRYPVPPSEVPPSGVLSLTEGSSAEKGEWLLADAVDGIERAVREEFGMQ, from the coding sequence ATGAGCACCGCGTTGACCGACAGCGTCCACCTCGCCGAATTGCCCTGGCCCGAATTCGCCCGCCGCATCGCCGAGGGCGCCCCCGTCTTCCTGCCGCTCGGCTCGACCGAGCAGCATGGCCGCCATATGGCGATGAACGTCGACGTCGTCCTGCCCACGGCGGTGTGCGAGCGGGTGGCGCTCAAGGTCGGTGGCCTCGTCGCGCCCGCCATTGCCTACGGCAACCGGTCCCAGCCGCGGACCGGCGGCGGGCCGGCTTTTCCGGGTACGCTCAATCTCGCCGCCGCGACGCTTTCGGCTGTCATCCGTGACGTGCTGCTCGACCTCTTCCGCCATGACGTGCGCCGCATCGTCGTCGTCAACGGCCATTACGAAAACATCTGGCCCGCCGTCGAAGGCATCGAGCTGATGCTGGACGCGGTCGGGCGGGAACGCAGCGACGGACTCGTGGTCCTGCGCATCGACCATTGGGACATGGTGCGGCCGGAAACCATCGCCCGCATCTTTCCCGACGGCTATCCGGGCATCGAGCTCGAACATGCCAGCGTGATCGAGACCTCGATGATGCTGGCGCTCCGGCCGGACCTCGTCGATCTGCGGGCCGCGCTGCATGACGGGCCCGCCCGCTTCCGGCCCTATGACCGCTACCCCGTGCCGCCGTCCGAAGTGCCGCCGTCCGGCGTGCTGTCGCTGACGGAAGGATCCTCGGCCGAGAAGGGCGAGTGGCTGCTCGCCGATGCGGTCGATGGCATCGAACGGGCCGTGCGCGAAGAATTCGGAATGCAATGA
- the speB gene encoding agmatinase gives MDVNYQPVDAAVVPRFAGVSTFMRLPLVADAAGLDIALFGIPWDGGTTNRAGARHGPREVRSQSSLMRRVHHVSGIEPFSLARIADVGDLSVNPIDLQDGMARIEAGVGAIVEAGAIPLGIGGDHLTTLPVLRAVARRRPVGLIHFDAHSDTNDTYFGNNPYTHGTPFRRAVEEGLVDPKRTIQIGIRGSIYDPGEHDWARAQGIRVLYMEEFVSRGPVEVMAEARRIVGEGATYVSFDIDSIDPSMAPGTGTPEIGGFSTREAQQMVRLLEGVDIVGADVVEVSPPFDVAGLTALAGATMAFELVCVIARAVAARRGPAGAAAMA, from the coding sequence ATGGATGTGAACTACCAACCAGTCGATGCGGCCGTCGTGCCTCGTTTCGCCGGCGTCTCGACGTTCATGCGCCTGCCGCTCGTCGCCGATGCGGCGGGGCTCGACATCGCGCTCTTCGGCATTCCCTGGGACGGGGGCACCACCAACCGGGCCGGGGCGCGTCACGGGCCGCGGGAGGTCCGCAGCCAGTCGAGCCTGATGCGCCGCGTCCACCATGTCTCCGGCATCGAGCCCTTCAGCCTCGCCCGCATCGCGGATGTCGGCGATCTCTCGGTCAATCCCATCGACCTGCAGGACGGGATGGCCCGCATCGAGGCCGGTGTCGGCGCCATCGTCGAGGCCGGGGCGATCCCGCTCGGCATCGGCGGCGACCACCTGACCACCTTGCCGGTACTGCGCGCCGTCGCCCGTCGTCGTCCGGTCGGACTTATCCATTTCGACGCGCATTCGGACACCAACGACACCTATTTCGGCAACAACCCCTACACCCACGGCACGCCGTTCCGCCGCGCCGTGGAGGAGGGGCTGGTCGACCCGAAGCGCACCATCCAGATCGGCATTCGCGGCTCGATCTACGATCCCGGCGAGCATGACTGGGCCCGCGCCCAGGGCATCCGCGTGCTGTATATGGAGGAATTCGTCAGCCGCGGCCCCGTCGAGGTCATGGCCGAGGCGAGGCGCATCGTCGGGGAGGGCGCTACCTACGTTTCCTTCGACATCGACAGCATCGATCCGTCGATGGCGCCGGGAACGGGCACGCCGGAGATCGGCGGCTTCTCGACCCGCGAGGCCCAGCAGATGGTGCGCCTGCTCGAAGGCGTCGACATCGTCGGCGCCGACGTCGTCGAGGTTTCGCCGCCCTTCGACGTGGCCGGCCTCACTGCCCTGGCGGGGGCGACCATGGCCTTCGAACTCGTCTGCGTCATCGCCAGGGCGGTCGCCGCCCGCCGTGGCCCGGCGGGCGCCGCCGCCATGGCCTGA
- a CDS encoding ABC transporter substrate-binding protein, whose product MSKPKQLPMRSKYLSAFAAAACLGTILAGSAAAGEVLDKIKASGKIVYCSDLSVPPFIYLDPKTVQATGFDADIGIAVAKAMGLEAQYKNIGFDGLIPALQAGQCDAILSALFDKPARREVVDFVDYANVGNAVIVKADSPLSIARLVDLSGKRVAVERGSVNEQEVVEASDELVKQGKPKISVVSLPKATDAIQQLLTGLVDAFYGGTATEADYNKQNPGALKLASPQTSTFYTGIATIKKDADVHEALDAAFKKTQADGSYDAVVKKWSFESMAMKP is encoded by the coding sequence ATGTCGAAACCGAAACAACTCCCGATGCGATCGAAGTATCTGTCCGCCTTCGCTGCGGCCGCCTGCCTCGGCACGATCCTGGCCGGCAGCGCCGCGGCCGGCGAGGTCCTCGACAAGATCAAGGCGAGCGGCAAGATCGTCTACTGCAGCGATCTGTCGGTGCCGCCCTTCATCTATCTCGACCCCAAGACCGTGCAGGCGACCGGCTTCGACGCCGATATCGGCATCGCCGTCGCCAAGGCGATGGGCCTCGAGGCGCAGTACAAGAATATCGGCTTTGATGGCCTCATCCCCGCGCTCCAGGCCGGACAATGCGATGCGATCCTCTCCGCGCTGTTCGACAAGCCGGCGCGCCGCGAAGTGGTCGACTTCGTCGACTACGCCAATGTCGGCAATGCCGTCATCGTCAAGGCCGACAGCCCGCTCTCCATCGCCAGGCTCGTCGACCTCTCGGGCAAGCGGGTGGCGGTCGAGCGGGGCTCGGTGAACGAGCAGGAAGTCGTCGAGGCGAGCGACGAACTCGTCAAGCAGGGCAAGCCAAAGATCTCGGTCGTCTCCCTGCCGAAGGCGACCGACGCCATCCAGCAATTGCTGACCGGGCTCGTCGACGCCTTCTACGGCGGCACCGCCACCGAGGCGGATTACAACAAGCAGAACCCCGGCGCCCTCAAGCTCGCCAGCCCGCAGACCAGCACCTTCTACACCGGCATCGCCACCATCAAGAAGGATGCCGACGTGCACGAGGCCCTCGACGCCGCGTTCAAGAAGACGCAGGCCGACGGTTCCTATGACGCCGTCGTCAAGAAATGGAGCTTCGAATCCATGGCGATGAAGCCTTGA
- a CDS encoding amino acid ABC transporter permease yields MDFRFLFDFLIDPPPIVWEGLLVTIYISVAAQAAGVALGLGIALARRSRLAWLRLLAGFYVWFWRGTPLLVQLLLAYTGVAAAGIYRYPDIEIGPLALSGPIQAAVLTLAFNEGAYMSEIFRGAIQTIDRGQFDAARALGMTPATAFRWIVLPQALRVVIPPLGNEFTLMIKGTSLLSIIGVREFFGTLQDINSATFKTFELFLFAAIWYLLLTTILGFGQKWLEHRMARHETPLASATAADLSKRSLLGGRR; encoded by the coding sequence GTGGACTTCCGCTTCCTGTTCGATTTCCTCATCGACCCCCCGCCGATCGTGTGGGAAGGGCTGCTCGTCACCATCTACATCTCCGTCGCCGCGCAGGCGGCCGGCGTGGCGCTGGGGCTCGGCATCGCGCTGGCGCGACGCTCCCGGCTCGCATGGCTCCGGCTCCTCGCCGGCTTCTATGTGTGGTTCTGGCGCGGCACGCCGCTCCTGGTGCAACTCCTCCTCGCCTATACCGGCGTCGCCGCTGCCGGCATCTACCGCTATCCCGACATCGAGATCGGCCCGTTGGCGCTGTCCGGACCGATTCAGGCGGCGGTGCTGACGCTCGCCTTCAACGAAGGCGCCTATATGAGCGAGATCTTCCGCGGCGCCATCCAGACGATCGACCGCGGCCAGTTCGACGCCGCCCGGGCGCTCGGCATGACGCCGGCAACCGCCTTTCGCTGGATCGTGCTGCCGCAGGCGCTGAGGGTCGTCATCCCGCCGCTCGGCAACGAGTTCACCCTGATGATCAAGGGGACGTCCCTGCTCAGCATCATCGGCGTGCGCGAGTTCTTCGGAACGCTGCAGGACATCAATTCGGCGACGTTCAAGACCTTCGAATTGTTCCTTTTCGCGGCGATCTGGTACCTGCTGCTGACCACCATCCTCGGCTTCGGCCAGAAATGGCTCGAACATCGCATGGCGCGCCACGAGACGCCGCTCGCCAGCGCCACCGCGGCCGACCTTTCCAAGCGCTCTTTGCTCGGAGGCCGGCGATGA
- a CDS encoding amino acid ABC transporter ATP-binding protein, translated as MSAGTGNSDTLPLVRIVDVSKSFGPLKILRNVSLDVHRGQALVIIGPSGSGKTTLVRCINHLEPIDGGRIFVDGELVGYREAGGRLVPLDERAAARQRASIGMVFQRFNLFPHLTALDNVMVGPLRVLRRRRADVQDEAVALLERVRLGDKLHAYPGQLSGGQQQRVAIARALAMKPRVLLFDEPTSALDPEMVGEVLDTMRGLAESGMTMIVVTHEMGFAREVADRVVMMDAGAIVEEGSPQAIFGSPAHARTRLFLQAIRSATP; from the coding sequence ATGAGCGCGGGAACCGGGAATTCCGATACGCTGCCGCTCGTCCGCATCGTCGACGTCTCCAAATCCTTCGGCCCTCTGAAGATCCTGCGCAACGTGTCTCTCGACGTTCACAGGGGACAGGCCCTGGTGATCATCGGACCGTCCGGATCGGGCAAGACGACTCTGGTGCGCTGCATCAACCATCTCGAGCCGATCGACGGCGGACGCATCTTCGTCGATGGCGAACTCGTCGGCTATCGCGAGGCCGGCGGACGCCTCGTGCCGCTCGACGAGCGCGCAGCGGCTCGCCAGCGCGCCTCGATCGGCATGGTGTTCCAGCGCTTCAACCTCTTTCCGCATCTGACGGCGCTCGACAACGTCATGGTGGGGCCGCTGCGGGTCCTGCGTCGGCGGCGGGCCGACGTGCAGGACGAAGCGGTCGCCCTGCTCGAGCGCGTGCGCCTCGGCGACAAGCTCCACGCCTATCCGGGCCAGCTGTCAGGCGGCCAGCAGCAGCGCGTCGCCATCGCCCGCGCCCTGGCGATGAAACCGCGGGTCCTCCTCTTCGACGAGCCGACCAGCGCGCTCGATCCGGAGATGGTCGGAGAGGTGCTCGATACGATGCGCGGCCTCGCCGAGAGCGGCATGACCATGATCGTCGTCACCCACGAGATGGGCTTCGCCCGGGAAGTGGCCGACCGCGTCGTGATGATGGATGCGGGCGCGATCGTCGAGGAAGGCAGCCCCCAGGCGATATTCGGCAGTCCGGCCCATGCGCGCACCCGCCTCTTCCTGCAGGCGATCCGTTCGGCCACGCCCTGA
- the zwf gene encoding glucose-6-phosphate dehydrogenase, giving the protein MANDNPTAPHDDSDAAPPTPAAPACTLVVFGAHGDLTRRLLTPSLYNLAGAGLLDDGFRIVGLDRVADTTEGWVGQLSDTMQDFTRNPNAEFYVPHIDGKVWSWLADRMTYQQADFTKPKDMAQLKTMLSGNVVFYLAVAARFFGTVVDQLGDAGLLAEAPDAFRRVIIEKPFGSDLDSAKKLNADILRRMNEAQVFRIDHFLGKETVQNIMALRFANGILEPLWRRDHIDYVEITAAETVGVEGRGAFYEPTGAMRDMVQNHLFQLLTMVAMEPPNSFEPEQVRNAKAQLLGAVQPIPLEDAVRGQYDGGAIAGINVPAYRDEPNVAPDSHTETYVAMKLTIENWRWAGVPFYIRTGKHLGARCTEVVVHFRPAPYALFKDTPVDRLAPNTLVLSLQPQQGLILGLNIKVPGTRMVLGGIALDFFYKDAFAAVPSVGYETLIYDCFTGDATLFQRADTIEASWALVDPILKAWAEDGKPLARYAAGTAGPSEADDLLIRDGHGWKPLSR; this is encoded by the coding sequence ATGGCGAACGACAATCCGACGGCCCCACACGATGATTCGGACGCCGCACCTCCGACGCCGGCGGCGCCTGCCTGCACGCTCGTCGTCTTCGGAGCGCATGGTGATCTGACCCGACGGCTGCTCACGCCGTCGCTGTACAACCTCGCCGGCGCGGGACTGCTCGACGACGGGTTCCGCATCGTCGGCCTCGACCGGGTGGCGGATACGACCGAAGGCTGGGTCGGCCAGCTCTCCGATACCATGCAGGATTTCACCCGCAACCCGAACGCCGAATTCTACGTGCCGCATATCGACGGGAAGGTCTGGAGCTGGCTAGCGGATCGCATGACCTACCAGCAGGCCGATTTCACCAAGCCCAAGGACATGGCGCAGCTTAAGACCATGCTGAGCGGCAATGTCGTCTTCTATCTCGCCGTCGCCGCCCGCTTCTTCGGCACGGTGGTCGACCAATTGGGCGATGCCGGCCTGCTCGCCGAGGCACCCGACGCCTTTCGCCGCGTCATCATCGAAAAGCCCTTCGGCTCGGACCTCGACAGCGCCAAGAAGCTCAACGCCGACATCCTGCGGCGGATGAACGAAGCGCAGGTCTTCCGCATCGATCATTTCCTCGGCAAGGAGACGGTGCAGAACATCATGGCGCTGCGCTTCGCCAATGGCATCCTCGAACCGCTCTGGCGCCGCGACCATATCGATTATGTCGAGATCACCGCCGCCGAAACGGTCGGGGTGGAAGGACGCGGCGCGTTCTACGAGCCGACCGGCGCCATGCGCGACATGGTGCAGAACCACCTCTTCCAGCTCCTGACCATGGTGGCGATGGAGCCGCCGAACTCCTTCGAGCCCGAGCAGGTCCGCAACGCCAAGGCGCAGCTCCTGGGCGCGGTCCAGCCCATTCCCCTGGAGGACGCCGTCCGCGGCCAGTATGATGGCGGTGCCATCGCGGGCATCAACGTACCGGCCTATCGGGATGAGCCGAACGTCGCGCCGGACAGCCACACCGAGACCTATGTGGCGATGAAGCTGACCATCGAGAACTGGCGGTGGGCGGGCGTGCCGTTCTACATACGGACGGGCAAGCATCTGGGGGCACGCTGCACCGAGGTCGTCGTGCATTTCCGACCCGCTCCCTATGCGCTGTTCAAGGACACGCCGGTCGACCGGCTGGCGCCGAATACCCTCGTATTGTCCCTCCAGCCGCAGCAGGGCCTGATATTGGGCCTGAACATCAAGGTCCCCGGCACCCGCATGGTGCTGGGTGGCATCGCCCTCGACTTCTTCTACAAGGACGCCTTTGCCGCCGTTCCCAGCGTCGGCTACGAGACCCTGATCTATGACTGCTTCACCGGCGACGCCACGCTGTTCCAGCGCGCGGACACCATCGAGGCGAGCTGGGCGTTGGTCGACCCCATTCTGAAAGCCTGGGCCGAGGACGGGAAGCCGCTCGCACGCTATGCGGCCGGCACCGCCGGCCCCTCGGAAGCGGACGACCTGCTCATCCGGGACGGGCATGGCTGGAAGCCGCTGTCGAGATGA
- a CDS encoding alpha/beta fold hydrolase → MPGPATPLTTPGIVRLGPSPFLSGFDLIAADVGGGVTIRAAVGGSGPPLLLLHGHPQTHIVWRKVAPALATNFTVVAADLRGYGDSSKPDGGENHVGYAKRSMALDQVTLMRMLGHARFAVAGHDRGGRVTHRMALDHPDAVSRLAVIDIAPTATMYARTDMAFATRYFWWFFLIQPAPLPERLIGADPAFFLRSHIEGQLRTPGATEPAAFAEYLRCYLDPAMRHAACEDYRAAATIDLDHDAADAEARIQVPLLALWGARGTVGALYDVLDTWREKALHVDGRALDCGHSLPEERPEETAAALQAFFSA, encoded by the coding sequence ATGCCTGGGCCGGCCACCCCGCTGACGACGCCCGGCATCGTCCGTCTCGGGCCGTCTCCCTTCCTTTCGGGTTTCGATCTCATTGCCGCCGACGTCGGCGGCGGCGTCACCATCCGGGCGGCGGTGGGCGGCTCCGGCCCTCCCCTGCTCCTCCTCCACGGCCATCCGCAAACCCATATCGTCTGGCGCAAGGTGGCTCCGGCGCTGGCGACGAACTTCACCGTCGTCGCCGCCGACCTTCGCGGCTATGGCGACAGCAGCAAGCCCGACGGCGGGGAAAACCATGTCGGCTATGCCAAGCGCAGCATGGCGCTGGACCAGGTCACGCTGATGAGAATGCTCGGCCATGCGCGCTTCGCGGTGGCGGGACACGACCGGGGCGGGCGCGTCACCCATCGCATGGCGCTTGATCATCCGGACGCCGTGTCGCGCCTCGCGGTCATCGACATCGCGCCGACGGCAACCATGTATGCCCGCACCGACATGGCGTTCGCCACCCGCTATTTCTGGTGGTTCTTCCTGATACAGCCCGCGCCGCTGCCCGAACGCCTCATCGGCGCCGACCCGGCGTTCTTCCTGCGCTCGCATATCGAGGGCCAGCTCCGGACACCCGGTGCCACCGAGCCGGCGGCCTTCGCCGAATATCTGCGCTGCTACCTCGATCCGGCCATGCGCCATGCCGCCTGCGAGGACTATCGCGCGGCGGCGACCATCGACCTCGATCACGATGCCGCCGATGCCGAGGCGCGCATCCAGGTTCCCCTGCTGGCGCTGTGGGGGGCGCGGGGCACGGTGGGCGCGCTCTACGACGTCCTCGACACATGGCGGGAAAAGGCGCTTCACGTCGACGGCCGAGCCCTGGATTGCGGCCATTCGCTGCCGGAGGAGCGCCCCGAGGAAACCGCCGCGGCCCTGCAGGCGTTCTTTTCGGCGTGA
- the tkt gene encoding transketolase, translated as MTQGSMIQGKTLPAPRDPHLRDLADCIRVLAMDAVQAAKSGHPGMPMGMADIATVLFSDFMKFDAADPHWFDRDRFLISNGHGSMLLYGLLYLTGYKEMTIEEIRRFRQIDSRTPGHPEYHHAPGIETTTGPLGQGLANAVGLALAERIMNATFGDGLVDHFTYVFMGDGCLMEGISHEAISLAGHLKLGRLIAFFDNNSITIDGSTDLSVSDDETARFRASGWHVQEIDGHDTDAIRAAIAEARTVTDRPSMISCRTIIGFGLPTKAGTQKAHSDAPGEEEIAGARKLLGWTSPPFEIPAPLLEDWRRIGAKGRGARQAWLERVEAAPPGLKQEFERRNDGRLPDAWRDAIATAKRELLAGGKDIATRQASGIVLNHLADAIPELLGGSADLTPSNNTKAKGQIEIAPGAYKGSYIHYGVREHGMAAAMNGIALHGGLIPYGGTFLTFSDYCRPSIRLAAMMEIRTIFVMTHDSIGLGEDGPTHQPIEHLAALRAIPGLAVFRPGDPIETAECWECILDSSRRAALIALSRQPMPLLRREESPENLSARGAYVLKDAEGGPRRLTIIGTGSELHLAVEAREILQREGVPTAVVSMPCRLLFEEQDAAYRRHVLGDTPARVAVEAGVEISWGRYLGFEGRFVGMHSFGASGKIDDVYRKFDITTEAVVRAAREVLDTVHG; from the coding sequence ATGACCCAAGGTTCGATGATCCAGGGGAAGACATTGCCCGCCCCGCGCGATCCCCATCTGCGAGACCTCGCCGACTGCATCCGCGTCTTGGCGATGGATGCGGTTCAGGCCGCCAAGAGCGGCCATCCGGGCATGCCGATGGGCATGGCCGACATCGCCACCGTTCTCTTCTCCGACTTCATGAAGTTCGACGCGGCGGATCCCCACTGGTTCGACCGCGACCGTTTCCTGATCTCGAACGGCCACGGCTCGATGCTGCTCTATGGCCTGCTCTACCTGACCGGCTACAAGGAGATGACGATCGAGGAGATCCGCCGATTCCGCCAGATCGACAGCAGGACGCCGGGACATCCGGAATATCATCACGCGCCGGGAATCGAGACCACCACCGGCCCGCTCGGCCAGGGGCTTGCGAATGCCGTCGGCCTGGCGCTCGCCGAGCGGATCATGAACGCCACCTTCGGCGACGGCCTCGTCGACCACTTCACCTATGTCTTCATGGGCGACGGCTGCCTGATGGAGGGCATCAGCCACGAGGCGATATCGCTGGCCGGGCACCTCAAGCTCGGCAGGCTGATCGCCTTCTTCGACAATAATTCGATCACCATCGACGGCTCGACCGATCTTTCTGTATCGGACGACGAGACGGCGCGCTTCCGCGCTTCCGGCTGGCATGTCCAGGAGATCGACGGCCATGACACGGATGCGATCCGCGCCGCCATCGCCGAGGCGAGGACGGTCACCGACCGGCCGTCGATGATCTCCTGCCGCACCATCATCGGCTTCGGCCTGCCGACCAAGGCGGGCACCCAGAAGGCGCATAGCGATGCGCCCGGCGAGGAGGAGATCGCCGGCGCCCGCAAGCTGCTCGGCTGGACCTCGCCGCCCTTCGAGATCCCGGCGCCGCTCCTGGAGGACTGGCGCAGGATCGGCGCCAAGGGGCGCGGCGCGAGGCAGGCGTGGTTGGAGCGGGTCGAGGCCGCCCCGCCCGGTCTCAAGCAGGAATTCGAACGCCGCAACGACGGCAGGCTGCCGGACGCCTGGCGGGACGCCATCGCAACGGCGAAGCGCGAGCTCCTCGCCGGCGGCAAGGACATCGCCACCCGCCAGGCGAGCGGCATCGTGCTGAACCATCTCGCCGATGCCATCCCGGAACTGCTGGGCGGATCGGCCGACCTGACGCCCTCCAACAACACCAAGGCGAAGGGGCAGATCGAGATTGCGCCGGGCGCGTATAAGGGCTCCTATATCCATTACGGCGTGCGCGAGCACGGCATGGCGGCGGCGATGAACGGCATCGCCCTGCATGGCGGCCTCATCCCCTATGGCGGTACGTTCCTGACCTTCTCAGACTATTGCCGTCCGTCCATCCGCCTCGCCGCCATGATGGAGATCCGCACCATCTTCGTGATGACGCATGATTCCATCGGTCTTGGCGAGGATGGGCCGACCCACCAGCCGATCGAGCATCTGGCCGCGCTGCGCGCGATACCGGGCCTCGCCGTCTTCCGGCCGGGCGACCCCATCGAAACGGCCGAATGCTGGGAATGCATCCTCGACAGCTCGCGCCGCGCCGCGCTGATCGCCCTGTCGCGCCAGCCCATGCCGCTGCTCCGCCGCGAGGAGAGCCCGGAGAACCTGTCGGCACGGGGCGCCTATGTCCTGAAGGACGCCGAGGGAGGTCCGCGGAGGCTGACGATCATCGGCACCGGTTCGGAACTGCATCTGGCGGTGGAGGCGCGCGAGATCCTGCAGCGGGAGGGCGTGCCGACCGCGGTGGTGTCGATGCCCTGCCGGCTGCTGTTCGAGGAGCAGGACGCCGCCTATAGGCGCCATGTGCTCGGCGACACGCCGGCCCGGGTGGCGGTGGAGGCCGGCGTCGAAATTTCCTGGGGCCGGTATCTCGGTTTCGAGGGCCGCTTCGTCGGCATGCACAGCTTCGGCGCATCCGGCAAGATCGACGACGTCTACAGGAAGTTCGACATCACGACGGAAGCGGTGGTCCGGGCGGCGCGGGAAGTCCTCGATACCGTCCACGGATGA
- a CDS encoding DUF763 domain-containing protein, giving the protein MARHAGSADLPLHGGRVPKWLADRMALLGVIISEAIVHHYGRDELLRRLAHPFWFQSFGAVMGMDWHSSGITTSVIGALKRGLAPRAQELGIHVCGGRGRHSRRTPEELVAIGDRVGFDGAALAQASRLVAKVDSAAVQDGFDLYLHGFIVTDDGRWTVVQQGMNGDSRQARRYHWLSEGLGNFVDAPHSAIEGARQGEIVNLADRRAGRSRSSQLDLLRSFGPDRILREVAALEARVPPARSSAMPEQLSLPHLVMPAHHEVRPADVNAKRLHGNLAAAADRGPADFAELLLVPGVGARTVRALAMVAEVVHGAPCRFSDPARFSLAHGGKDRHPFPVPTRVYDQTIGILKSALEKAKIGQGDRLDAIRRLDEQARRLERHAAGPAVDDLIAQELRDSHAYGGRSVFGWEPPVDEQLPLAGAPRRRA; this is encoded by the coding sequence ATGGCACGTCACGCCGGCAGCGCCGATCTTCCCCTGCATGGCGGCAGGGTACCGAAATGGCTTGCCGACCGCATGGCCCTGCTCGGCGTGATCATCAGCGAGGCGATCGTCCACCATTACGGGCGCGACGAGCTTCTGCGCCGCCTTGCCCACCCGTTCTGGTTCCAGTCGTTCGGCGCCGTGATGGGCATGGACTGGCATTCCTCCGGCATCACCACCAGCGTCATCGGCGCCCTGAAGCGGGGCCTCGCACCGCGGGCGCAGGAACTGGGCATCCATGTCTGCGGCGGCCGGGGCCGGCATTCGCGCCGCACGCCGGAGGAACTCGTCGCCATCGGCGACCGCGTGGGTTTCGACGGGGCGGCCCTGGCCCAGGCGAGCCGCCTCGTCGCCAAGGTGGACAGTGCGGCCGTGCAGGACGGATTCGACCTCTATCTGCACGGTTTCATCGTTACCGACGACGGCCGCTGGACCGTGGTTCAGCAGGGCATGAACGGCGACAGCCGGCAGGCCCGCCGCTATCACTGGCTTTCCGAAGGCCTCGGGAATTTCGTCGATGCGCCGCACAGTGCCATCGAGGGCGCCCGGCAGGGCGAGATCGTCAATCTGGCGGACCGGCGGGCCGGCCGCTCGCGCAGCAGCCAGCTCGATCTTCTCCGCTCCTTCGGTCCGGACCGCATCCTGCGCGAAGTCGCGGCCCTGGAAGCGCGCGTGCCGCCCGCCCGTTCCTCGGCGATGCCGGAACAGTTGTCATTGCCGCATTTGGTGATGCCCGCCCATCACGAGGTCCGCCCGGCGGACGTGAACGCGAAGCGTCTGCACGGCAACCTGGCCGCAGCTGCCGATCGCGGGCCGGCCGACTTCGCGGAGCTTCTGCTGGTGCCGGGGGTCGGCGCGCGCACGGTGAGGGCGTTGGCGATGGTGGCCGAGGTCGTGCACGGGGCGCCCTGCCGTTTTTCGGATCCGGCGCGCTTCTCGCTGGCGCATGGCGGCAAGGATCGGCATCCGTTCCCGGTGCCCACCCGGGTCTACGACCAGACCATCGGCATCCTAAAATCCGCTCTGGAGAAGGCGAAGATCGGCCAAGGCGACCGGCTGGACGCCATCCGGCGGCTCGACGAGCAGGCGCGGCGCCTCGAACGCCATGCCGCCGGGCCGGCGGTGGACGACCTCATTGCGCAGGAGCTTCGCGACTCGCATGCCTATGGCGGGCGGAGCGTGTTCGGCTGGGAACCGCCGGTGGACGAGCAGCTTCCGCTGGCCGGCGCGCCGAGGCGGCGCGCCTGA